The stretch of DNA AATCAAAACTTGAAACGACTGTTCGGTGCGATGATTGCCTAAACCCATTACCGCAAAGCGCCGACATAAAAAATCAGTACTAATAGTTAGTCCTTGCAAAAATGGCACAACTTCGTCAGATGGGGCTTGTGACAACTCGTCAAGGGCTAACTTGCGATCATAAATCGAACCACTGCGAAATAACAACTCTAGTTGAGCCAAGCGATCGCTATCCATAAGTTAAATCCTTTAGTTCTACCTTAAAAATCTCATCAACGGGTTTCGATGCGATCGTCGATTCCCAAGAAATACCCTGCAAAAAGGTAGCCCCCACTGATGTCTCAACAACATCTACACCCCAATCACCAGTCTGCAAAGCGTCTGGTGAGTCACTGGTGGGAGGCGTGGTTTTGACACCGCCTAAGACTAAAATTTCTGGCAAAGATTGACGATCTAGCCCTTGACGGATACGTTGGTCGGCAAGAGCCTGAGCACAAAATTCGCCAATTTGCTTGGGCGAATTTTGGTCGTGATCGAACAAAATTTCGACAGTCCAATGGGGATGATTAACTAATCGCGTCTGGCAAGATGGGCGATCGCCTAAACCAAGCCGAAATACTTCAGCAAACTCTTCACGGCTAAGGGCTGGTGCTATGTTGGTTGAAACATCAAAGTTGTGGGAGAGCAGCATTCGCCCTTTAGCTGAATTACTCAAGATAGTCCTCAAGGTTTTTAGTGTAGCTATTGCCTATTTTACTTCCTTCCCAGTCAAGAAATAGCAGTGCGTGGCAAAGCCCCGCACTGCTATTTCTTGGTTTTGTATGTCTATTTCGGGAGTAGGGCAGAATCAAAACCAAAAGAATAGTTGTGGCGCTTTGCGCCACAACTATTCTTTTGGTTTTAAAGAGTAATAGTCAAGGCTTAATTGTCTTCCATTGGGTTACAGGTCTCATTGGTTTCCAGCCAAGAAAAGAGCCGATCGCTTCAGCACGACTAATCGAAATTTGGGTCAGCATCCCACCATATTTTTGTTGCCATTGAAATAATTTTTGTTCGCCCTCAAGGGTGACTACGTTAGCAACTAAGCGACCCTGCGATCGCAACTTTTCCCAGCAAGTCTCGAACAAATCGGGAACAGTCGCACCACCACCGATAAAGATTGCGTCAGGAGTGGGTAAACCTTGCAGCACTTCAGGAGCATTCCCTTCGATAATTTTGAGATTGGGAGTACCAAGAGCGATCGCGTTTTCAGCAATGAAATGGGTACGAGATTTTTCGATCGCGATCGCTTGGCAACGGGGATGACTTCGCATCCATTCAATCCCAATGGAACCACAACCAGCCCCCACATCCCAAAGCAATTCTCCAGCATTTGGGGCAAGAGTGGATAGCGTAATCGCTCTAACTTCCCGCTTAGTTAACTGTCCATCATGACAAAAAGCATCATCGGAAAGCCCTACCATCCGCGATAAAATTCTGGCTTCAGGATTGGGAATACATTCCACTGCGATCGCATTAAGATCGACAAATTCAGGAAAGCTTTGATATTGATTAGCAATCGTAGAAATAATTCGCTCTTTAGTTCCGTTTAGATGTTCTAAGACATTAATTTTGCTATTCCCGAAATGGCGATAGC from Pseudanabaena sp. BC1403 encodes:
- the cbiE gene encoding precorrin-6y C5,15-methyltransferase (decarboxylating) subunit CbiE is translated as MTCNKKWLKLIGIGEDGLSGLSSATRSLIDSAEILVGGDRHLAMLPEDQRSRLVWTSPIEETIQKTINYRGKLVCVLASGDPLWFGIGTTLLKRIPIEEISIIPSPSTFSLICARLGWSLNEVETLSLCGRPASLLQSYIYPNAKLLILSSGKETPQIVANMLCYRHFGNSKINVLEHLNGTKERIISTIANQYQSFPEFVDLNAIAVECIPNPEARILSRMVGLSDDAFCHDGQLTKREVRAITLSTLAPNAGELLWDVGAGCGSIGIEWMRSHPRCQAIAIEKSRTHFIAENAIALGTPNLKIIEGNAPEVLQGLPTPDAIFIGGGATVPDLFETCWEKLRSQGRLVANVVTLEGEQKLFQWQQKYGGMLTQISISRAEAIGSFLGWKPMRPVTQWKTIKP
- a CDS encoding DUF2656 domain-containing protein translates to MSNSAKGRMLLSHNFDVSTNIAPALSREEFAEVFRLGLGDRPSCQTRLVNHPHWTVEILFDHDQNSPKQIGEFCAQALADQRIRQGLDRQSLPEILVLGGVKTTPPTSDSPDALQTGDWGVDVVETSVGATFLQGISWESTIASKPVDEIFKVELKDLTYG